The region AGGGAACAGGAGAAGGCTGCCAAGTCTGAGCGCCCCACCAAGCCCGAGCGCCCGAACAACAAGAACTAAGTCCTGTTGTCCCACAGGCCCCGCTGAACTGACTCGGCGGGGCCCCTTTACACTTGGCCGTATGACAGATGCCCTGGAACTGACTTACGCACGCGAGGTCGCTGTGCAGGCCGCGAGGGCGGCAGGTGCGGTACACGCTGCTCATCTGGGACGTGTACAGACCGTGCGAACGAAGAGCACGTATGCGGATCTGGTAACAGAGGTCGACGGCGAGGCCGAGCGTGTGATCCGCGAAATAATTGCTGCTTCTTTCCCGGATCATGCGGTGCTGGGCGAGGAGGAAGGTCAGCAGGGTGAAAGCGAATTCCGCTGGGTCGTGGATCCGCTGGACGGCACTGTGAACTACGCTCACGGCTACCCGGTCTTCTGCTCGTCGGTGGCGCTGGAGGTGCGCGGCGTTCCCATGGTGGGAGCGGTGTACGACGTCGCCCGCGATGAGCTGTTCAGTGCGGTGCAGGGCCAGGGAGCCTTTCTCAACGGCTCGCCCCTCCGTGTAAGTCAGACCCCCAGCCTCACGACTCCAGCACTGGTGGCCACCGGGTTTCCTTACGACAGCAGCGGTGAGCGCAACCTGGCCCACGTCGCCAAGTTGCTGCGTCTTGGAGTGCCGGTGCGCCGCCCGGGCGCAGCGGCGCTGGACCTGTGCAACGTGGCCTGCGGGCGGATGGACGCCTACTGGGAACTGGGTCTGAAACCCTGGGACAGCGCGGCTGGCAGCCTGATCCTGCTGGAGGCCGGCGGCAGGGTGACCGATGGCAAAGGAGTTGACACGCCCTACGGCGAAATGATCGTTGCCACCAACGGTCTGTTGCATGGCGAACTGCTCGCTTTGCTGCAGGCAGACTGAGCATGCTGCCTGGGTTCCTGGTGCGGGGGAGCGTGACTCCAGGGGGCGCCTGCTCCCTGATCCTTGAAGCTGGACGTTGCCGCCGGGCACCGCTTCTCAGCGCCTTTGCTGTTCCCGAAACCCCCTGATGGTGTGGAATTCCGGTTGCTCCGTGAGCTGCGTGGTTAAAGATAAGTCTCGTCCCCCAACAGGCCTTAAGCCATTCGGCCCTGTGCAGCACAACGCCTGGAACGGCATGCTGTTCGGCCGGAGGGCAGGTAGATGGACCGCGTACTGAACATTCCAGAAACACGCCGCCTGGCAAAGACACCGCAGCTGGCGCTGCGTGACTGGCTGCGGCTGTGGCAGGGCCGGCAGTACGCGGCCATGGCCCGGCACATGCCGCTGCCGCTCCGGGCTGGGCAGCGCCCGGCGGCATCCGAACTGCGCCAGGCTTACCCGCCTGGGCTGCTGACCTTTGATCTTTTTCCTGGCTATGACACCGACGCCGCCGTCACGGTGATTCCAGCGCTGCTGACGCGTATGGATGACAACGAGACCCGTGCCCAGCTGTGGCGCTTCCGGATGATCTATCTGGACGAGGTGCACCAGCCGCTGGCACGGGGCCGCCAGGGTGGACGCTGGACCGTGCAGAGTGCCGCGCTGGTGCCTACCCCCTCATCTCCCAGTGTCCAGGCCTGAGACACGGCAGACTGGGCTGGTGACGCTGCCCGCCTTCGGCCATCCGTTCCGCGCGTACTCGCCGGCCGATTACGGCTTTCCGCTGCCTGACGGCCACCGTTTTCCGTACTACAAGTACGCCGGGGTGCGCGAACGGCTCCGGGAACTGCTGCCGGTGCTGGACACGCCGGCCCTGTCCTGGGCGGACGCCGGGCGGGTGCATGATCCGCTGTGGTTACGCCGCTGGCGGCGGGGCGAGGTAGACCGGGCTGAGGAACGCGCCTTCGGCCTGCCCTGGTCCGAGGGCGTGGTGGAGCGCGCCCGCCGGGCGGCTGGAGGCAGTCTAGCGGCGCTGCATGACGCCCTGGCGGTGGGCTGGGGAGGCAACCTCGCTGGGGGCACGCATCACGCCTTTCATGACCGCGCCGAGGGCTTCTGCCTGGTCAACGACGCCGCGATCCTGACCCGCTTCGCCCTGGATGAGGGGCTGGCCCGGCGGGTGGCTGTGGTGGACCTGGACGTCCATCAGGGCAACGGAACCGCTGCGCTGCTGAGGGCAGAACCGCAGGCGTTTACCCTCAGTATTCATGGCGAGCGCAACTACCCATTTCGCAAGGAGCAGAGTTCGCTTGACCTGGGCCTGGGCGACGGCGTGACCGACGCCGAATACCTGGAGGTGCTGCGCACCCGCGCCCTGCCTGCGCTTGATGCCTTCCGGCCCGACCTGCTGCTGTATCTGGCCGGCGCCGACGTCCTCGCTGGCGACCGCTTCGGGCGCTTCGCCCTGACGCTCTCCGGTGTGCGCGAGCGCAACCGCGTGGTGCTGTCCTGGGCCCAGGCAGCCGGCATTCCGGTCGTGACCATGATGGCTGGCGGCTACAACCAGGACCATGCCCTGACCATCGAGGCCCATGCCAGCGTGGTCCTCGACGCCTTGGAGCTTTATGCCTGAGTCTCCATCCGGGATTCTGCCCTGGGCGTAGAATGCCGGGCATGCGGATTCGTCTTGACCCCTGGCCAGTAGATATAGAAGATGGGCAGTTGGGGCTCAACGACTTCGGGGGAGTGCTGATTGATATCGAAACGCCGCGCTGGGCGGCCATTGCCGCCCGCCCCCTGCCCGAACGGCTGCACACTGTGTACGTGGTGGACGGCAAGCGGCGTATGGAGTCGCGGGTGTTCATCGAGGATGACCAGGGGACGGCGGGGCTCGGGGCGTTTGGGGCCTATGTGGTGGGCGCGGTGCGGCTGTGCCCGCACGGTTCCCGGCAGGCTGAGCTGATGGACGTGCGGGCGCGCCGGGTGCTGGCCCACGCGCCAGGGCTGCGTGTGGACCCCTGCTCGCTCTCGCCTCGCGATCCGCACACCGGTCAGCTGCAGTACACGCCGGTCGAGACCGACAGCGCTGAACCGCTGGCACCACTGCACAAACTGCAGAGCGTGATGCTTCAGGAAGAGCAGCTGCTGTCGCACGGCCTGGCCTCGCAGGTGCCGGCTGACGAGATGGACGACCGCGAGGCGCTGAGCGCCCTGACCCTGCAGGACGGCACGCTGCGCCGGGGCGGGGCAAAGTACAGTGGCGCGGTCGTGGGATACGTCAAGACCATGCAGACACAGTATCTGGGCGCTGACCGGATTGGCCTGCTGAGTACTCTGAAACCCGGGGAGCGCACACCGATCATGCACCTGAAGTCCGAAACCGGCAAAACCACCCGCTTTACCTGGTACGTGCGCCTGTGCGAGGCATCTTTTTACCAGCATCCCATGAGCGGCGTGATGCGCCTGGAGATGTACGCCCCGGAAGAACCCGACTTCCTGCCGCCGATTGTCCGGGCGGTGGCCAACCTGTCCGGCACGCTGCTGTGCCGCCTGGGAAGCACGGCCCACAAGGACCCCCGCGCACCTCAGAACCTGATTCCCACGGCCGCCCTGGAGCAGGCCATGGGCCGCGCGATGGGCAGCCCGGAACTGGTCACGCGGCGCATTCGCGCACACATCGCCCAGCAGCTGGGCCGTGAGGTGCTGGCGTGAGCGCGCCCTTTCCCGGCGGCACCGGCCCGGCCCGGATCGGCATGGTGCTGGGCACCGAGGACGCCACGCCGGTGTCGTTCTGGTTTGCGGTGATGCCGGGCGCCAGCGTGCAGATGGACGACCTGGTGGCCGTGCGTACCACCAAGCCTGACGGCAGCCCGGTGCACTTCTACGGCATCGTGGACCATGTCCGCACGCGGCACGAGGGCGTGAGCTTCGACAGCGACGTGCAGGACGTGATGGCAGGACTGCTGCCGGCCAGCGTCAGCTACGCCGCCCGGGTGCTGGTCACGCGCGTGGATCCGGAGGACTTTATTCCGCCCCAGCCCGGGGACGAGGTGCGTCACGCCCAGGGCGAGAGCCTGCGTCTGGCCCTCAGTGCCGACAAGATGGACTACGCCTTTGCCGGCGGGCTGCTGGCCGACGGGCAGGTGCTGCCCATCAACTATCAGTTCGTCAACGGCGAAAGCGGCGGGCACATCAACATCAGCGGAATCTCGGGCGTGGCGACCAAAACCAGTTACGCCCTGTTTCTGTTGCACAGCATCTTCCGGGGGGGAGTGCTTAACCAGCGCGGCGAGGGGCACAACACACGGGCCCTGATCTTTAACGTCAAGGGCGAGGACCTGCTGTTTCTGGATCAGCCCAACCGCCGCGTGGCTGAGAAGGAAGGCGCCGTACAGGGCCGCAAGGGCTGGTCTCAGGGCCGCTATTCACGTCTGGATCTGCCGGTCGAGCCTTTCCGTGACGTGCAGTTCCTGGCGCCGCCCAAAGGCGGGAGCGGCGACGCCATCGTGCCGGATGTCGAGCAGCGTTCCGACGGTGTCCTGCCTTTTGTCTTCACGCTGCGCGAGTTCTGCGCCGGGCGGATGCTGCCGTACGTGTTCTCGGACGCAGGCAGCAGTCTGAACCTGGGGTTCGTGATCGGCAACATTGAAGAAAAGTTGGCCCGGCTGGCCGCCGGAGACAGCGTTCCCTATCTGACCGTTGACGACTGGCAGCCCGAGCCCGATGTCCTGATCGACGAGGACGTGCGCTTCGACGAGATGGGCAAGACGCGCCTGCAAACTTTCTCGCAGCTGATCTCGTATCTGGAATACAAGCTGCTGGAACAAAACGACGGCGAAGGCGACCCAAGGTGGGTTCTGAAGCAGAACCAGGGCACCCTGCGGGCCTTTGTGCGCCGCCTGCGCGGCGTGCAGAAGCACCTCGCGCCGCTGGTGCGCGGGGATCTCAGCGCCGCGCAGGCCGAGCGTTACCGCCCGGACATCCTGCGCCGGGGCGTGCAGACCAGCGTGGTGGACCTGCACAAGCTTGGGGCTCACGCCCAGGGCTTCGTCGTGGGTGTGCTGCTGCGCAACCTCTTTGAGCACAAGGAGCGCTATGGCCGTCAGGACACGGTATTTGTGGTGCTCGACGAGCTGAACAAGTATGCCCCGCGCGAGGGCACCAGTCCCATCAAGGACGTGCTGCTCGACATTGCCGAGCGCGGACGCTCGCTGGGCATCATCCTGATCGGAGCGCAGCAGACCGCCAGTGAAGTCGAACGGCGTATCGTCAGCAACGCCGCCATCCGGGTGGTCGGGCGGCTGGACCTGGCGGAGGCGGAGCGGCCCGAGTACCGCTTCCTGCCGCAAAGTTTCCGGGGCCGCGCCGGGATTCTGCAGCCCGGCACCATGCTCGTCAGCCAGCCGGACGTGCCCAACCCGGTGCTGGTCAATTACCCCTTTCCAGCCTGGGCGACCCGCCGCGACGAGGTGGATGACGTGGGCGGCAGAGCAGTCGAAGAAATCGGCGAGGACTGGCTGAGGTAAGCGGCGTGGCCAGCGTTTTGATTACCGGCATGTCTGGCAGCGGCAAGTCGACCCTGATTGGTGCATTCGCTGCCCGTGGGCTGCGGGCCATCGACACTGACAGTGACGAGTGGAGCATGTGGTCTCACGACGAAACCGGCCGCCCGGACTGGGTGTGGCGCGAGGACCAGATGCACGCGCTGCTTGACCAGCAGAGGACAGGTTCCCTCTTCGTGTGCGGCTGCAAGACCAATCAGGGCAGGTTCTACCGCCGCTTCGACCAGGTGGTGCTGCTGAGCGCACCTCTGCCGGTCCTCCTTCAGCGGATTGCTCAAAGGACCGGCAACCCATATGGCAAGAGCCCAGAGGAACGGGCCCTGATCCTGGAACACGTCGCGGTGGTTGAACCGCTGCTGCGTGCCAGCGCCGACGTCGAACTGAACTCGTCGTTGTATTCCGTGGACGAGCTGACAGACCTGCTGGTGGCTCTGGGCTCTCAGGAACAGGTACCCCGCCGCCTATAACTGTCCGGAGCAGTACACTTCCTGCCGTGTCGTCCCTGCTCAGCTTTAGCGCCACAATGGGTCGTCTGGACGCTGTGCTGGCTGCATTGTCCGGCGCCAGCCGCTCGCAGGTGGCGGCCTGGATCGCGGGCGGCCATGTGAAGGTGGAAGGCCAGCCGGTGACCAAGGTCAGCCTGAAACTGCGCGGGGGTGAACGAATTGACGTTTCCCCTCCCGCGTTGCCTGACGCCCGGGTGGAGGCAGAAGACCTTCCGCTGGACGTGATCTATGAGGATGATTATCTGATTGCCGTGAACAAACCGCCCGGCATGGTCACGCACCCGGCTCCCGGTGTTCTGAGCGGCACCCTGGTCAACGCCCTCCTGGGACGCATGCCGCTGCCAGAGCAGCCGGACTACGACAGCGAGGCTGGATACCGCCCGGGCATCGTGCACCGGCTGGACAAGGACACCAGCGGCGTGATCGTGGTGGCCAAAACAGTCGGGGCGCATGCGCGTCTGGCGGCCGCGTTCAAGGACCGTGAAACACGCAAGACCTACCTCGCCATCGCGGCAGGACAGTGGCGCGCCGACGGCCCGGCAAGGGTGGAGGCGCCGATCGGCCGACACCCGGTGCAGCGCCAGCGCATGACCGTTGGCGGGGCAAACCCCCGTGAAGCGCAGACCCTCTTTACGCCACTTGCCGCTCACCCCGACGGTCACGGCAGAACGCTGGCCCTGGTCCGCGCCCAGCCGCGCACCGGACGCACCCATCAGATCCGGGTGCATCTGGCGCATCTGGGCAGCCCGATCCTGGGTGACGCGGTTTATGGCCGCTCCAGCGAGACCATGCTCCGGCACGCGCTGCACGCCCACTTTCTGTCCGTCCCACATCCGGGAACCGGCAGGTTGCTTCATCTGCACGCGCCCGCTCCGGACGACATGCTGAACGCCTGGATCGCCCTGGGCGGAGCCATGCCTTCTGACCTGGAGGAGCCGCCCCGGTCAGAGTAGGCCTCCGGCAAGCTGCGTCCAGCCCTGAACTCTCCTAAGCAATGCCATCAAATCAACAAGTCGCCTTAAGTATGGATCCCGGCGCTGAAGGCCGGAACACTGATTTCCCTGCCCCTGGCTGCGTAGCTGGTTGCCAGGCTTGCTGAAACTCCAGGCCTCGCTCAGAAATGGCTGGCTCCCCAACCTCTACCGACGCACCGTCAGAACTGCGCCTCTCACCACGTTCAGCAGGAACGGAAGATTAGGGCTGTGCAGGGCTTGCAAACTTAGAACCGATAATGTATAATATCTATTCGTGCGCCCTGCGGGAAAGACCCGCAAGGCTGGAGAGTGCCCCCCCACTCAAGGACGAGCTTTCAAGGATTGAAGGCGTTTGGAGTTCTGCAGGGGACTTTCCCGAAAGGACTACAAATGAACTTTGATCAACTGATTGCGCCCGAACTTGCGGCGCGTCTCGCCGAACGTGGTATTACCGAAGCCAGCCCTATTCAGGCTGAAAGCCTGCCCCTGACCCTCGCCGGCAGGGACATGATTGGCCGCGCCCGTACGGGTACCGGCAAGACGCTGGCCTTCGCCCTGCCCATCATTCAGAAGCTCGAACCCAGCCGTGAGCGTGCGCGTCCGCCCCGCGCCATCGTGGTGGCCCCGACCCGCGAACTGGCCAAGCAGGTTGCCGAGGAATTCAGCAAGAGCGGCGTGGGCCTGACCACCGTCACCGTGTATGGTGGCGCCAGCTACGCTCCTCAGGAAAATGCCCTGCGCCGTGGCGTGGACGTGGTCGTGGGGACGCCCGGCCGTCTGATCGACCACCTGGAGCGCGGCAACCTGGACCTCAGCGCCGTGGAATTCGCGGTGCTTGACGAGGCCGACGAGATGCTCAGTGTGGGCTTTGCCGACGCCATCGAAACCATCCTGCAGAAAACCCCCGACAGCCGTCAGACCATGCTGTTCAGCGCCACGCTGAACAACGACATCAACCGTCTGTCCCGCAACTACCTGCGCGAGCCGGTCATTGTGGACATGGTGGGCGAAGGCAAGAGTCAGGCGGCCCAGACGGTCGAGCACCTCAAGGTCAGGGTTGGGCGCAGCCGTACCCGCGTACTGGCCGACCTGCTGACCATCTACAACCCCGAAAAAGCCATCGTGTTCACACGCACCAAGCGTGAAGCCGACGAACTGGCCAACGAACTGATTCACCGCGGCCTGGAAGCCGAGGCGCTGCACGGCGACCTCGCGCAGAGCCAGCGTGAGCGTGCCCTGGGTGCCTTCCGCAGTGGTCGTGTGGGCGTGCTGGTTGCTACTGACGTGGCAGCGCGCGGCCTGGACATCCCTGAGGTTGACCTGGTGGTGCAGTACCACCTGCCCCAGGATCCCGAAAGCTACGTGCACCGCTCGGGCCGTACCGGCCGCGCTGGCCGCACCGGCACCGCGATCATCATGTACGGTGACCGCGAGAACCGCGAAGTGATGGGCCTGGAGCGCATTACCGGCGTGCGATTCATCGAGCGTCCCCTGCCTACCCCCAAGGAAGTGCAGGCAGCCAGCGCCAAGACCAGCGCCGACATGGTCCGCAAGGTGGACAGTGGCGTCGCCGCAACCTTCCAGGCAGAAGCCGAGCGTCTGTTCAGCGAACTGGGCCTGGAAGCCCTGACCCGCGCCCTGGCCAAGATCAGCGGTGTGACCGAGCCCA is a window of Deinococcus deserti VCD115 DNA encoding:
- a CDS encoding RluA family pseudouridine synthase → MGRLDAVLAALSGASRSQVAAWIAGGHVKVEGQPVTKVSLKLRGGERIDVSPPALPDARVEAEDLPLDVIYEDDYLIAVNKPPGMVTHPAPGVLSGTLVNALLGRMPLPEQPDYDSEAGYRPGIVHRLDKDTSGVIVVAKTVGAHARLAAAFKDRETRKTYLAIAAGQWRADGPARVEAPIGRHPVQRQRMTVGGANPREAQTLFTPLAAHPDGHGRTLALVRAQPRTGRTHQIRVHLAHLGSPILGDAVYGRSSETMLRHALHAHFLSVPHPGTGRLLHLHAPAPDDMLNAWIALGGAMPSDLEEPPRSE
- a CDS encoding DEAD/DEAH box RNA helicase, with translation MNFDQLIAPELAARLAERGITEASPIQAESLPLTLAGRDMIGRARTGTGKTLAFALPIIQKLEPSRERARPPRAIVVAPTRELAKQVAEEFSKSGVGLTTVTVYGGASYAPQENALRRGVDVVVGTPGRLIDHLERGNLDLSAVEFAVLDEADEMLSVGFADAIETILQKTPDSRQTMLFSATLNNDINRLSRNYLREPVIVDMVGEGKSQAAQTVEHLKVRVGRSRTRVLADLLTIYNPEKAIVFTRTKREADELANELIHRGLEAEALHGDLAQSQRERALGAFRSGRVGVLVATDVAARGLDIPEVDLVVQYHLPQDPESYVHRSGRTGRAGRTGTAIIMYGDRENREVMGLERITGVRFIERPLPTPKEVQAASAKTSADMVRKVDSGVAATFQAEAERLFSELGLEALTRALAKISGVTEPTKAASLLSGEEGLTTLILHGERMSIARTVALLARAGDVDTRRLGKVRQWRGGTVADVPSEYLQKLLAANPLEGEVQIEVAQELPELFEQAVRERREGGYQGGNRGTRDEGGYRGGNRGGGQGQGRWSRGERGDGGGRGDNRGGARSGGQSQGNRSSQGNQGQSRTRDDFSDREFRG
- a CDS encoding AAA family ATPase, producing the protein MASVLITGMSGSGKSTLIGAFAARGLRAIDTDSDEWSMWSHDETGRPDWVWREDQMHALLDQQRTGSLFVCGCKTNQGRFYRRFDQVVLLSAPLPVLLQRIAQRTGNPYGKSPEERALILEHVAVVEPLLRASADVELNSSLYSVDELTDLLVALGSQEQVPRRL
- a CDS encoding inositol monophosphatase family protein; amino-acid sequence: MTDALELTYAREVAVQAARAAGAVHAAHLGRVQTVRTKSTYADLVTEVDGEAERVIREIIAASFPDHAVLGEEEGQQGESEFRWVVDPLDGTVNYAHGYPVFCSSVALEVRGVPMVGAVYDVARDELFSAVQGQGAFLNGSPLRVSQTPSLTTPALVATGFPYDSSGERNLAHVAKLLRLGVPVRRPGAAALDLCNVACGRMDAYWELGLKPWDSAAGSLILLEAGGRVTDGKGVDTPYGEMIVATNGLLHGELLALLQAD
- a CDS encoding ATP-binding protein — protein: MVLGTEDATPVSFWFAVMPGASVQMDDLVAVRTTKPDGSPVHFYGIVDHVRTRHEGVSFDSDVQDVMAGLLPASVSYAARVLVTRVDPEDFIPPQPGDEVRHAQGESLRLALSADKMDYAFAGGLLADGQVLPINYQFVNGESGGHINISGISGVATKTSYALFLLHSIFRGGVLNQRGEGHNTRALIFNVKGEDLLFLDQPNRRVAEKEGAVQGRKGWSQGRYSRLDLPVEPFRDVQFLAPPKGGSGDAIVPDVEQRSDGVLPFVFTLREFCAGRMLPYVFSDAGSSLNLGFVIGNIEEKLARLAAGDSVPYLTVDDWQPEPDVLIDEDVRFDEMGKTRLQTFSQLISYLEYKLLEQNDGEGDPRWVLKQNQGTLRAFVRRLRGVQKHLAPLVRGDLSAAQAERYRPDILRRGVQTSVVDLHKLGAHAQGFVVGVLLRNLFEHKERYGRQDTVFVVLDELNKYAPREGTSPIKDVLLDIAERGRSLGIILIGAQQTASEVERRIVSNAAIRVVGRLDLAEAERPEYRFLPQSFRGRAGILQPGTMLVSQPDVPNPVLVNYPFPAWATRRDEVDDVGGRAVEEIGEDWLR
- a CDS encoding DNA double-strand break repair nuclease NurA, with the translated sequence MPGMRIRLDPWPVDIEDGQLGLNDFGGVLIDIETPRWAAIAARPLPERLHTVYVVDGKRRMESRVFIEDDQGTAGLGAFGAYVVGAVRLCPHGSRQAELMDVRARRVLAHAPGLRVDPCSLSPRDPHTGQLQYTPVETDSAEPLAPLHKLQSVMLQEEQLLSHGLASQVPADEMDDREALSALTLQDGTLRRGGAKYSGAVVGYVKTMQTQYLGADRIGLLSTLKPGERTPIMHLKSETGKTTRFTWYVRLCEASFYQHPMSGVMRLEMYAPEEPDFLPPIVRAVANLSGTLLCRLGSTAHKDPRAPQNLIPTAALEQAMGRAMGSPELVTRRIRAHIAQQLGREVLA
- a CDS encoding histone deacetylase, with product MTLPAFGHPFRAYSPADYGFPLPDGHRFPYYKYAGVRERLRELLPVLDTPALSWADAGRVHDPLWLRRWRRGEVDRAEERAFGLPWSEGVVERARRAAGGSLAALHDALAVGWGGNLAGGTHHAFHDRAEGFCLVNDAAILTRFALDEGLARRVAVVDLDVHQGNGTAALLRAEPQAFTLSIHGERNYPFRKEQSSLDLGLGDGVTDAEYLEVLRTRALPALDAFRPDLLLYLAGADVLAGDRFGRFALTLSGVRERNRVVLSWAQAAGIPVVTMMAGGYNQDHALTIEAHASVVLDALELYA